The segment CTGTTGGTGGCTCTGGGGCAGGCATTGCACGACGCCGCACCGGAGCATGACTTGATCGTCACTACCGTGCCGGAAGACCGCAACGAGCTGGATACCTACAAGCGCTTCATCGACAGCGGCAAGGTGGATTCTTTCGTGGTGGCACGGACTCGCATCGAAGATCCACGGGTCGATTACCTACTGGAGAGCGGCGTGAGGTTCGTCACTCATGGGCGTACTGGCCGTGCGGATGAACATGACTGGGTCGATACCAATGCCGCCGACGGTTTTGCCAGAGCCACTCGCCATCTGATTGGCAGCGGCCATCAAGACATCCTGTTCCTGAACTTCTTCAGTGATCTCTATACGGCGGTAGAACGTGAGAAAGGCTATCGACACGCAATGCAGGAAGCCGAACTATCCCCCATGTCACGCCATTGCCAACATGGTTACGACAGTGCTTATCAGGTCGCCCGCGAGATGCTTTCTGCCCCCAATCCGCCCTCGGCATTCATGTGTGCCAGTGACATCTTCGCCTATGCCGTGATGGAAGCCGCTACCGTATCTGGCCGAGTCCCCGGCAAGGATCTTGCCATCATCGGTGCAGATAATCTGCCCGCCCAGATGTACAACCAGCCACGCCTCAGCACGCTGGACGTGTCTTTCGAAAGCGTCAGTCAGGCGCTGATCGAACGGGTGCTAGCGCCCGCCGGAAGAGCGCCGCGTCATCGCAGCTTCGACTATCAGTTACTGCTACGCGACACCACCGGGTGATCAATCGACCTCGCCGACATGTTTCAACAGCACGCCTGACAAGTACAACGACACCCGAGAAGGGAGAGTTCCATGCGCAAGACGCCAATTGCCCTCACATTGATGGCACTACTGGGTAGCACGGCCGCCATGGCTGATATCAATTTCTTCAGCACCCAGGCCAGACCGCTGGAGGAAGCCCAGCAGATGCGCGAGATCGCGCTGGCGCCTTATGACGAGGTGGTGAATTACATGCCCCAGGAAGCGGGTACCTTCCTGTCGCGTCTTGAAGCTGAGAAAGGCAGCGCGAGTGGTGCACTGGATGTGCTGGGCGGGCTGCATGGCGAGCTTGGCTCGCTGACGCCAGCGGTATTGGCCCCTCTCGATGGCCTGATGAGCACACTGGGCGAACAAGGCATCAGTGAGCAGTACCTGTCACTCGGCAAGCTGGGGGGCGAACAGCAGCGCTATATCCCGTGGATGCAGGCCACCTACATCATGGCGGCCAGTCGCAAGGCGCTGCCTTATCTGCCCAAAGGCGCGGACCTCAATGCGTTGAGCTACGACGAGCTACTGGCCTGGGGTCGCAATATCGAGGCTGCCACCGGACAGCCGAAGCTGGGCTTTCCCGCGGGTCGCAAGGGACTGATCCATCGCTTCCTCGAGGGCTATCTTTACCCGTCCTTCACCCACTCGGTGGTGCGTGAATTCCGCAGTGATGATGCCGTCGCGATGTGGCAAAAATTTCGTGATATCTGGGCGGTGAC is part of the Cobetia sp. L2A1 genome and harbors:
- a CDS encoding substrate-binding domain-containing protein; this translates as MPPNITLKYLSSQLGLSVTTISRALGGFEDVSVATRERVQAFASEVGYTPNQSARRLKTGRTSTVGYIMNAAQGDFRDQFNTRLLVALGQALHDAAPEHDLIVTTVPEDRNELDTYKRFIDSGKVDSFVVARTRIEDPRVDYLLESGVRFVTHGRTGRADEHDWVDTNAADGFARATRHLIGSGHQDILFLNFFSDLYTAVEREKGYRHAMQEAELSPMSRHCQHGYDSAYQVAREMLSAPNPPSAFMCASDIFAYAVMEAATVSGRVPGKDLAIIGADNLPAQMYNQPRLSTLDVSFESVSQALIERVLAPAGRAPRHRSFDYQLLLRDTTG
- a CDS encoding ABC transporter substrate-binding protein, which codes for MRKTPIALTLMALLGSTAAMADINFFSTQARPLEEAQQMREIALAPYDEVVNYMPQEAGTFLSRLEAEKGSASGALDVLGGLHGELGSLTPAVLAPLDGLMSTLGEQGISEQYLSLGKLGGEQQRYIPWMQATYIMAASRKALPYLPKGADLNALSYDELLAWGRNIEAATGQPKLGFPAGRKGLIHRFLEGYLYPSFTHSVVREFRSDDAVAMWQKFRDIWAVTNPRSTAYGFMQEPLLNGEVWVAFDHTARLKDAFNKRPDDFVAFPAPAGPAGRGYMPVVAGLAVPANAPDAEASHKLIQYLMTPEAQIRTLRATNFFPVVATDLPDDLPASIRMSGKAVATQSSAEDAVLSLLPSGLGKQSGLFNKIYRDAFVQIVLRDADIHETLDILAPRLQALIDKSGAGCWLPDAPSDGPCPVK